In a single window of the Cydia amplana chromosome 4, ilCydAmpl1.1, whole genome shotgun sequence genome:
- the LOC134647634 gene encoding DBF4-type zinc finger-containing protein 2 homolog has product MCACTFCPTCPPILPCGTGPCRYYCCPPPQCCQPCVPPPVPCTPCPPCNCCARFRPCPAPVIPDIVPPIVPILPPCKPRRCPPPEPPPYCPPRPVCCPPVLPCCPPPEPCDPPPCRPCPEPIPCYQPVLPCCNPQCPPPILPKQRPICPRAPPCPYPCLPLGRSCCPEICGLDPVTRRRPTIVHNSVLTRNVDNRRQPVPWCVNHVNVPLI; this is encoded by the exons ATGTGTGCGTGTACATTTTGCCCGACATGCCCGCCGATCCTGCCGTGCGGCACCGGACCGTGCCGTTACTACTGCTGTCCCCCACCGCAGTGCTGCCAGCCGTGCGTCCCGCCCCCCGTGCCTTGCACCCCGTGTCCCCCTTGCAATTGCTGCGCCAGGTTCCGCCCGTGCCCGGCACCGGTCATCCCGGACATAGTTCCCCCTATTGTGCCGATACTGCCGCCCTGTAAGCCTCGTCGGTGCCCGCCGCCGGAACCGCCGCCGTATTGCCCGCCGAGACCAGTGTGCTGTCCTCCAGTGTTACCTTGCTGTCCACCTCCCGAGCCATGTGATCCTCCACCG TGCCGCCCTTGCCCGGAGCCCATACCATGTTACCAGCCAGTGCTACCTTGCTGCAATCCACAATGCCCTCCTCCAATCCTACCTAAACAACGACCGATTTGCCCGAGAGCCCCACCGTGTCCTTACCCTTGCCTACCCCTCGGTCGCAGTTGCTGCCCAGAGATCTGCGGATTAGACCCCGTAACGCGACGACGCCCGACAATAGTCCACAACAGTGTATTGACGAGGAATGTTGATAATAGGAGACAG CCGGTTCCCTGGTGTGTCAACCACGTGAACGTGCCCCTGATCTAG
- the LOC134663282 gene encoding uncharacterized protein LOC134663282 has product MEKLRFTFEVLATGSEGKTNTICITSIEVPDGRVFEVPDDLKPASKHTGITTTDVFTKVKNSLKKRHQTRKLWIPLTEELRKIYLDIGENVQFGDQYLDEIISETKHSSNNTNTNNTEHVSKNLGKIAERFLLEKFSGKTTNVEQWIKEFENECKRFEMVQDTKKIEMLKHLMDKQCLDWYNSMVIKFTIDSDWTIWKNNLCESYGNKGWSQIKYAFTFKYQAGSLIEYATKKERLLLEVNKQTDSQTMIHLIVMGLPDFIMDKIDKGKISSTTSLYNELGKYEHTINKKTYYKTKRNTFDTKVGADKIKPCKICEKLNKGARFHPEEKCWFKQTGDEYKKNKINVNNVVLDVELTDDDQKNA; this is encoded by the coding sequence atggaAAAGTTAAGATTTACGTTCGAGGTACTAGCGACGGGCTCGGAAGGAAAAACAAATACAATATGTATAACCTCAATCGAGGTACCTGACGGTCGTGTGTTTGAAGTTCCTGACGATCTGAAACCTGCTAGTAAACACACTGGTATTACGACTACGGATGTATTCACTAAAGTAAAAAACTCATTGAAAAAAAGACATCAAACACGGAAATTATGGATCCCACTAACTGAAGAATTGAGAAAAATCTACTTGGACATAGGTGAAAATGTACAGTTTGGGGATCAATATTTGGACGAAATTATAAGTGAAACGAAACACTcaagtaataatactaatactaATAATACAGAACATGTAAGTAAAAACTTAGGGAAAATAGCTGAACGGTTTTTACTGGAGAAATTTTCTGGAAAAACAACAAATGTTGAACAGTGGATTAAGGAATTTGAGAATGAATGTAAAAGGTTTGAAATGGTGcaggatacaaaaaaaattgaaatgttaAAACATCTAATGGATAAACAGTGCCTAGATTGGTACAACAGCATGGTGATAAAATTTACCATAGATTCAGACTGGACAATTTGGAAAAATAATCTGTGTGAGTCATATGGAAATAAAGGCTGGTCCCAGATAAAATACGCATTCACATTTAAATACCAAGCGGGTTCACTAATAGAATATGCCACTAAGAAGGAAAGACTACTCCTAGAGGTAAACAAACAGACTGACTCGCAGACCATGATTCATCTCATCGTAATGGGCTTACCAGATTTCATAATGGACAAGATTGATAAGGGAAAAATATCTTCCACCACAAGTCTTTACAATGAACTTGGAAAATATGagcatacaataaataaaaagactTACTATAAAACGAAAAGAAACACCTTCGACACAAAAGTAGGAGCTGATAAGATCAAACCCTgcaaaatatgtgaaaaattaaacAAAGGTGCCCGTTTCCATCCCGAAGAAAAATGCTGGTTTAAGCAAACAGGGGATgagtacaaaaaaaataaaataaatgtaaacaatGTCGTGCTGGATGTTGAATTGACTGATGATGATCAAAAAAACGCGTAA
- the LOC134647247 gene encoding sperm mitochondrial-associated cysteine-rich protein-like, translating into MSAPFYSFDPCVCSGAPCGACYPYTTKPCVHSRNDLRPCSVCPGGGCSPCPAPVRPCPEPCPPCPVLPCLPECPPCDKVYPPVPVPPNICPSLAIPCCRPNRCKPCPCYCCQGPGCCIPKRCSYPGMPVCCGCKGPCMPIW; encoded by the exons ATGAGTGCTCCTTTCTATAGTTTCGATCCGTGCGTATGCTCAGGCGCGCCGTGCGGCGCGTGCTACCCGTACACGACAAAGCCGTGCGTGCATTCACGGAACGATCTCCGGCCGTGCTCCGTGTGCCCGGGTGGCGGGTGCTCGCCGTGCCCGGCGCCCGTGCGACCGTGTCCGGAGCCGTGCCCGCCATGTCCTGTGCTACCATGTTTGCCAGAGTGCCCACCATGTGATAAG GTGTACCCGCCTGTTCCTGTGCCGCCTAACATATGCCCATCCCTCGCCATCCCCTGCTGCCGGCCCAACCGCTGCAAGCCTTGCCCCTGCTACTGCTGCCAGGGGCCCGGCTGCTGCATACCGAAACGCTGCAGCTACCCTGGTATGCCCGTCTGCTGTGGCTGCAAAGGACCATGCATGCCAATCTGGTAG